Sequence from the Aerococcus tenax genome:
TGTCTTCTTTGGGCTTGTGACGGTTGTAGAAGAGATATTGGTTATTGGCGTCGCAGGTGGTTACCTCATGGTCAATATTCGCCAAGAGCTGGTTAATTTGGTCAACGCTTAATACCCCACAGTCGAGTTTGACTGCATCACTAGCGCGAGCTGCCTGAGTTTTCTCAGCGGCGACCTCTACCCAGTTATCTAGGGAGCGGTCAATGTCAGTGATGGGGCTTTCCACAGGGTGTTCTACTTTAAGATCTTCAAGGTCTGTATATTTCAATGCTTGGTCTTCCTTTCTTTGATGGCTAGTAAAAGTCTAAAACAAAGTGACCTTTGGGATGATGGAGGCGGTCGGAATGGACTTGGTAGGTTTCTTCAATGATGGATTCACTGAGGACCTCTGCGGGTTTCCCACCGGTTACTAGTTGCCCTTCAGAGAGCAGGTAGGCACAATCGCAGTAGCGTAAGACCTGGTTGAGGTCGTGGAGGATCATGACCACGGTCAGCCCCTTTTCTTCATTCAGTCGGCCAATGAGATTGAGAAAGTGAATCTGGTTACGGATATCCAGGTAGGTCGTCGGTTCATCAAGAAAGAGAAGGTCAGGCTCTTGTGCCAAAGCTAAGGCTAGCCAGACTAACTGCCTTTGACCACCAGAGAGCTCTTGGAGTTGTTTATTCCGATAGGCACTTAAGCCCACCATGTCGATCACTTGCTTGACAATGTCTTGGTCTTCCTTAGAACCAT
This genomic interval carries:
- a CDS encoding ABC transporter ATP-binding protein, producing MSHISLDIEAESITGLIGPNGSGKTTLFDCLNGRKPLESGQVIFEGQDLHAIPLKERAKKIAVVQQSHRNQLLLSVFDIVSLGRSPYQTWLDHGSKEDQDIVKQVIDMVGLSAYRNKQLQELSGGQRQLVWLALALAQEPDLLFLDEPTTYLDIRNQIHFLNLIGRLNEEKGLTVVMILHDLNQVLRYCDCAYLLSEGQLVTGGKPAEVLSESIIEETYQVHSDRLHHPKGHFVLDFY